CGTGATCGAAGCTCTCCGGAAGGCCGGCTTCCTGAAATTTAAGATTGACTTTTAACACAGGGAGGATTCTTATGGAACTGAATCTGACAGCCAAGACCGGGCATGATACACCTGATGAGTTTGCATCCTTGTCCGCAGTCGTTATTGACGGAGATACGGTATTTGTGGATAACGGCGCGATTCATGGCAAAAGCCGGGTGGAACGGGGGATCCGGTTTGGAGCTTCGAGCCCCGATCAGATCCCTGACGGACGGCGCGTTGTTGTCGTTTGGGTCACTTTGAAAAAAGGGGAGGCCGGCATGGGCTTCAACGGGGTTTGTGCCGCTATTCCCTTCCGGATTGACGCGGAAGCAAAACTTGGATACAAAAACCTGCCCGATCAGGTGAACAAGATGGGGGATGCCATGAAAGGCGCCGTCAAGCTGGATACCCTTGAACCTGAAGAAGTGGCCAGGCTGGGGAATTTCCTGAAAGAGTTTCGAGGCGGCGAGTTGTGGAACAACACCCGCCCGGAAGTTCGGGAGGCGTTTGGCGAATAACAGAACCTGCCTAAGCAAGTCGCCAAGGGGTGGCTTGCAATTTTTTTCTTTCATGCAGGATACGCTTCTGATATACTACTTGCTGTATGTTTAGGAAGCCCAATGTGGTTCTTCCGTCCGGGCGACATCCTGTTTGGTGAAAGGTTGGGAGGTTGAAATGAATAAACAAGAACAAGAGCGCACACCTTTGTTCACTGCGCTGCTGGAACATGCAAAGAGAGATCCGATTCAGTTTCACATTCCGGGTCACAAGAAGGGCAGCGGAATGGCCAGGGAATTCCGTGACTTCGTTGGACCCAACGCACTTTCGATAGACTTGATCAATATCACGCCGCTTGATGATCTGCACAGTCCGCGGGGAATTATCAAAGAAGCACAGGAACTGGCGGCCAAAGCTTTCGGCGCTGATTATACATTTTTTACTGTTCAGGGAACAACGGGTGCCATCATCACCATGATCATGTCTGTGGTTGGACCGGGAGACAAGATTCTGGTGCCCCGCAACGTTCATAAGTCGGTTTCGGCAGCCATCATTCTGTCCGGGGCCGAACCGGTGTTCATGCACCCGGAACTGGATCCGAAACTGGGGATTGCTCACGGAGTCTCTTACGACACTGTGCGGCAAACACTGGACGAGCACCCGGACGCCAAAGGACTGCTGTTGATCAACCCTACATATTTCGGGATCTCGTGCGACCTGAAGCGAATTGTTGATTTGGCACATGAACGGGGGATTCCGGTTGTTGTTGACGAAGCCCACGGCGTCCACATCCACTTCCATGAGAAATTGCCCCTGTCCGCCATGCAGGCCGGTGCCGACATGGCAGCAACTTCGGTGCACAAGTTGGGCGGTTCGATGACCCAAAGCTCGGTTTTGAACGTCAAAGAGGGATTGGTCAATGTCGATCATGTGCAGGCGATTCTGTCCATGCTCACTACAACCTCCACTTCCTACCTGTTGCTTGCGTCATTGGACGTGGCCCGGAAGAACCTGGCCATTCATGGCCGCGAATTGATTGATGAAGCGATCAAAATGGCCGAATATGCAAGGGAAGAGATCAACAAGATCGAGGGCCTTTACTGTTTTGGCAGGGAAATTCTGCACAACTCGTCCGTTTATGATATGGACCCGCTGAAATTGACGGTTTCCGTAAAGGATTTGGGGATTTCGGGGTATGACGTGGAAAGGATACTGCGGGAAGAATTCAACATTGAGGTGGAACTGTCCGACCTTTACAATATCCTTTGTATTGTGACGGTTGGAGATACACAAGAAAATGTTGACGCATTGATAATTGCCTTGAGAAGAATTGCCGAACGGCACGTATATCAAACCGGGAAACCAATCATTCAAGTGCATCTGCCGGAAATGCCGAAGCTGGCCATGTCACCTCGACAAGCGTTCTATTCACAAACGGAAATGGTCAAATTTGATGAGGCAGTCGGCCGGACTTTCGCGGAAATGGTCATGGTCTATCCGCCGGGGATTCCCATATTGCTGCCGGGCGAAATCATTACAAAAGAAAACATCGAATACATTCGCGAACACATGGAAGCGGGGTTGCCGGTCCAAGGGCCGGATGACCCGAATATTGAGTACGTGAAGGTTGTAAAAGGGTAAACTGAATTTCATTGTCACCGTCTTGATGGACGGTGGCATTTTTCCTTCCAGCAAGTTCCTAATGACTCTCCATAATCACCTTGGTAAAATGGTCAGGAATTTGGCCGAATCGCACTCCGGTTGCACAGCAATACCGGATGGCGTACGGAGGAACCAATTATGGGGTGAATGCGGCCTGCATACCGGGAGGAATTGCAGATCGCCGGGAACCTTCTCCCGAACCCGTCAGCTAACTTCGGAGGCTTGGAAGGGGTTATATCAAATGAATAGCATGTGGAAGTTGGCGGCTGGTGCTGTCGCAGCCGGCGTGATTGCCGCTGGTTCGCTTGTCTGCAGCAGTTTCGCGGCATGTCGGGTGGACACAGTTCTTCCGCCACATCCCAAAAGGTACAGCCCGAACCACAGAAAAAGACACCCGTGCAACCTGCCGCAGCCGGAACAACAATCACAATGAAAGCAACTGCTTACGGCCCTGACAACATTAACTGGAAGTATGGCGGGAAGACGTACTCTGGAACAACTGTAAGGCAAGGAGTCATAGCAGTGGACCCCAATGTAATTCCGCTGGGAACCCGTGTTTGGGTCTCGGGATACAAGCATCTGAATCTTCCGGCCAATGGCTTCATGGCTGTAGCTGAAGACATCGGCGGGGCGATTCGCGGAAACCGCATTGACATCTTTATTAACGCAGATGCACAAAGTGTTCGCAACTTCGGATTCCAAAATGTACAAGTGAAGATTCTCAAGTAAACCGGGAAGCGATCCGTATCCATTGGATCGGGTAGCCTCCTACCCTTCGGGGAGGGAGACTTTTTTGTACAAAAAAAATCCCGGTTATGCGCCGGGTTTTTTAGGTGGTAATCCTACTGATCTGGACAACTGGTAGTTGATGTATTGATTTAAGCTAACGTTTTCTTCCTTGGCCTTTTCGGCAAGAATACGGTGCAGGGACTTCGGGACCCGAACGTTGAACTTGCCGGAGTATTCTTCTGATTCCCGTTCTGGTTCCGAAATTTCTAATCCATCCTCTAAGGCAATTTCTAGCCAAGATACTTTTGCATCCTCAATCATCTTTATTGCCTCTTCCACAGTTTCTCCCTGACTTATGCAACCAGGAAGTTCCGGGATGGAAACAGCATAGCCCCCCTCCGGTGCAGGATGTAGAACGATTCGGTACGGAAGGCTCAAGTAGTAATCCAAGTCTTTATTCATCCTCAAATTCCCCCTCAAGAACTTTAATTGCTTCTTCTACATAAACGGATAAAATGTGCGGCTGCCGGTAAGGAACCGTTACTGGTTTGGATCCTGCTTTTCGGTACACATAATGACTCGATCCACGCCTCGGTTGCCGTCTTTCAAAACCAGCTTTTACGAGAAGTTTGTCCAACTCCTCAAATCGCACCTGTTTGGGATTATTCTTGATCTTCTGCCAAAGCTTTTCAAGTTTGCTCATCACGTACCTCACCTTTGATCTTATAGTACCGTATATAGTGGCAAATATGCAAGGTGGAGATAGAAAAACTTTTCACCAAACTTCGCCAAAGGATTCGACAAGCCCTCTCTCGTACTCTTAGGTATACTTTTATATTTGTATACTTCTGAGGTGGGGAATGTGGAAAACAGAATTCTTTGAGATCCTTGACGGCAGGCCTGCTACCTGGCTTACCAATAAATTGGGAGTACCAAGAACAACAATCAACAATTACTAAAAGGTAGACCTCCTCGTCTGGATCATGCTTATGCTATTGCAAGAGCCTTAGGGGTAACTGTCTACGAAGTATGGCCTGACTTAGCTTTTTGAGTCAGGTCTTTTTTATTTATGTCATGAATTGTAATATTTTCCTGGTCTCTGGATACCCTATCATGTTGAGCAGATGTCCGCTTTCAGTTGCCTTGGGAGGAATTGGATTGAAACTTTCAATGAAAAAATGGGCTTTATGTATGGCAGTTTTGCTGTCGATTCTCTTGTTTGGGACTCCGGCATTCGCCTTGCAACCAGACGAGAACCAAGCAACGGTTGTGATCCTTCCAGGGCTCACATGGGAAACCTTGTCCCCGGCGATCACTCCAAATTTGTGCAGGATGATCGATACTGGCGGGGCGGCCAATATGGTTCTTCCCTTTCGAGGCGGTGAAGATTCCGGTGAACGGGCCATCATGACCGGAACCGGAAACCACATAAGCAGCCAAACCATGCTCGAACAAGTTACGGCTTCAGGTGGTCGGGTTGCATCCATCCTGAAACAGTCAGGCGGAACTGCAGTTTACACAGAGTACTTGGCGGTTCGGGATAGGGCCAATCTGGTTATTGTGCGAAATGCCGAATTTACACGGCTTGCCGCTCAAAGAATGACCATGACCCCGGAGGAGTTCAGGAACCGGTACATGCTTGCGTTGGCAGATGCTGACCGATTAATCGGGAAATTACTGGAGAATGCCGATTATAAGCATCTGCTGATTGTTGTAAACCCGGTCTCATTTGCCGATGTTGGCTTGGGTGTCCCCTCTGCCGGTATAGTTCTGATGAACGGGAGCGATATTCTTCCGAACTCGTTGCTTTCGTCAAACAGCACCCGCCATCTCGGATTGGTCACTTCGTATGATATAGCACCGACCGTACTGTCTTTTCTTGGCATGAAAAGTTACATAAAAGGCGGATTGGGTCAAGTAATAGGTTCATTGCCGATTTCTG
The window above is part of the Effusibacillus lacus genome. Proteins encoded here:
- a CDS encoding aminotransferase class I/II-fold pyridoxal phosphate-dependent enzyme is translated as MNKQEQERTPLFTALLEHAKRDPIQFHIPGHKKGSGMAREFRDFVGPNALSIDLINITPLDDLHSPRGIIKEAQELAAKAFGADYTFFTVQGTTGAIITMIMSVVGPGDKILVPRNVHKSVSAAIILSGAEPVFMHPELDPKLGIAHGVSYDTVRQTLDEHPDAKGLLLINPTYFGISCDLKRIVDLAHERGIPVVVDEAHGVHIHFHEKLPLSAMQAGADMAATSVHKLGGSMTQSSVLNVKEGLVNVDHVQAILSMLTTTSTSYLLLASLDVARKNLAIHGRELIDEAIKMAEYAREEINKIEGLYCFGREILHNSSVYDMDPLKLTVSVKDLGISGYDVERILREEFNIEVELSDLYNILCIVTVGDTQENVDALIIALRRIAERHVYQTGKPIIQVHLPEMPKLAMSPRQAFYSQTEMVKFDEAVGRTFAEMVMVYPPGIPILLPGEIITKENIEYIREHMEAGLPVQGPDDPNIEYVKVVKG
- a CDS encoding type II toxin-antitoxin system HicA family toxin, which encodes MSKLEKLWQKIKNNPKQVRFEELDKLLVKAGFERRQPRRGSSHYVYRKAGSKPVTVPYRQPHILSVYVEEAIKVLEGEFEDE
- a CDS encoding YwhD family protein, giving the protein MELNLTAKTGHDTPDEFASLSAVVIDGDTVFVDNGAIHGKSRVERGIRFGASSPDQIPDGRRVVVVWVTLKKGEAGMGFNGVCAAIPFRIDAEAKLGYKNLPDQVNKMGDAMKGAVKLDTLEPEEVARLGNFLKEFRGGELWNNTRPEVREAFGE
- a CDS encoding type II toxin-antitoxin system HicB family antitoxin, with protein sequence MNKDLDYYLSLPYRIVLHPAPEGGYAVSIPELPGCISQGETVEEAIKMIEDAKVSWLEIALEDGLEISEPERESEEYSGKFNVRVPKSLHRILAEKAKEENVSLNQYINYQLSRSVGLPPKKPGA
- a CDS encoding 3D domain-containing protein, whose product is MDPNVIPLGTRVWVSGYKHLNLPANGFMAVAEDIGGAIRGNRIDIFINADAQSVRNFGFQNVQVKILK